Part of the Numida meleagris isolate 19003 breed g44 Domestic line chromosome 26, NumMel1.0, whole genome shotgun sequence genome is shown below.
NNNNNNNNNNNNNNNNNNNNNNNNNNNNNNNNNNNNNNNNNNNNNNNNNNNNNNNNNNNNNNNNNNNNNNNNNNNNNNNNNNNNNNNNNNNNNNNNNNNNNNNNNNNNNNNNNNNNNNNNNNNNNNNNNNNNNNNNNNNNNNNNNNNNNNNNNNNNNNNNNNNNNNNNNNNNNNNNNNNNNNNNNNNNNNNNNNNNNNNNNNNNNNNNNNNNNNNNNNNNNNNNNNNNNNNNNNNNNNNNNNNNNNNNNNNNNNNNNNNNNNNNNNNNNNNNNNNNNNNNNNNNNNNNNNNNNNNNNNNNNNNNNNNNNNNNNNNNNNNNNNNNNNNNNNNNNNNNNNNNNNNNNNNNNNNNNNNNNNNNNNNNNNNNNNNNNNNNNNNNNNNNNNNNNNNNNNNNNNNNNNNNNNNNNNNNNNNNNNNNNNNNNNNNNNNNNNNNNNNNNNNNNNNNNNNNNNNNNNNNNNNNNNNNNNNNNNNNNNNNNNNNNNNNNNNNNNNNNNNNNNNNNNNNNNNNNNNNNNNNNNNNNNNNNNNNNNNNNNNNNNNNNNNNNNNNNNNNNNNNNNNNNNNNNNNNNNNNNNNNNNNNNNNNNNNNNNNNNNNNNNNNNNNNNNNNNNNNNNNNNNNNNNNNNNNNNNNNNNNNNNNNNNNNNNNNNNNNNNNNNNNNNNNNNNNNNNNNNNNNNNNNNNNNNNNNNNNNNNNNNNNNNNNNNNNNNNNNNNNNNNNNNNNNNNNNNNNNNNNNNNNNNNNNNNNNNNNNNNNNNNNNNNNNNNNNNNNNNNNNNNNNNNNNNNNNNNNNNNNNNNNNNNNNNNNNNNNNNNNNNNNNNNNNNNNNNNNNNNNNNNNNNNNNNNNNNNNNNNNNNNNNNNNNNNNNNNNNNNNNNNNNNNNNNNNNNNNNNNNNNNNNNNNNNNNNNNNNNNNNNNNNNNNNNNNNNNNNNNNNNNNNNNNNNNNNNNNNNNNNNNNNNNNNNNNNNNNNNNNNNNNNNNgaaaagaaagaaagaaagaaagaaagaaagaaagaaagaaagaaagaaagaaagaaagaaagaaagaaagaaagaaagaaagaaagaaagagaagagaagagagagaaaattacaagaaaaaggaaagtaacGCTTAACAAAGCACAGCTCTTCCACATCACTTTTAGCCATTTCTGAGTGCTCTTGCTCCCCAATATTCCTTGCAGGTTTGCAAATGGAAAGGAACAACGTAACACAATGCTGTGTACAAAGAGGACGGGAAATGCTCGGGAACAAGAATATCCTAAAAACAACGCTGTCACCGTTCCCACCGGCCGGACTTTgcctgcttttgcttttttttcccctcgtttcccctcttttttccccctcgaTGAAGGTGCGACCGCCCGGCTCGGCATGCACAAAACTCGCCTTCTCCCACGGAAATAAGCACCCGCGGCCACGCGTCGTCCCCTCAGCCCCAAAGCAGAAGAAACCCTGAAGGGATTTAATACACCACCTCCAAACTCAAACCctacaaaggaagaaacagcGAGAAGAAACAGCGCGTTGGGTCAGACATCGAGCCGGGCGAGAGGAGCCACGTGGAGAAGCGCGGAACCTCTCGCTAAGCGGGGACCCCCCCTTCCCCCCAaccacccaccaccaccagctcTCGTCGGATTTTGGAATGGGGGGCGAAGAGGGGAGCGGGGACCCCcaggttggggctggggggcgCGGGTCGGGGCCGGGTTGCGCCGCTCCCGCGCGGCCGGCAGGTGGCGCGCCAGTCCAAGGTGGCGCGAGCGGCGCGCCGGCGCGCCCGGGGCCTCGGGGCGCCGCGCACCGACTTGGGCCTAACGACTCCGCGCTCGTCATTATTTGTAACCATAGAGCATGAATTACCTCTTGAGGTCATCAGTGAGAATTTACGACTGGTCAACAAAAGCACGTGATTCCCAAACGCACCCCCACCCTCCCCCCATATTTGGCCGCATACATAGCAAAAACGAAGTACAGTGCATTGCTATAATTCATTAATACATCATAAATCGTCAAGCACAGGGTTATAACGACCACGAGCCACAAATCAAGCCCTCCAAAATAACCCAAATGAGCTCTTACTTTGTAAACTCGTTCTCAGGGCGCTACCCAAATGGCCCCGACTATCAGTTACTAAATTATGGGACCAGCAGTTCCATGAACGGTTCTTACAGAGATTCAAGCACCATGCATTCCAGCTCTTATGGCTACAACTACAATGGGATGGACCTTAGCATCAACCGCTCAGCCTCCTCTAGTCACTTTGGGGCTGTGGGGGAGAGCTCCCGCGGTTTCCCTTCTCCAGCTCAGGAGAGCAGGTTTAGACAGGCGTCTAGCTGCTCCTTATCTTCTCCCGACTCCCTTCCCTGCTCCAACAGCGAGAGCCATGGAGGCAAGCCCGCCCCGTCCCCCTCCGACCAAGCTACTTCTGCCAGCACCAACACAAATTTCACAGAACTAGACGAGACCAGCGCGTCCTCGGGAGCCGACGAGGGCACTCCAAtaagcagcagcatcccccGAGCGCAGGCAGAGCCCATCGCAACCTCCACGGCAGCAACAGAAGGGCAGGCACCTCAGATATTCCCTTGGATGAGGAAACTTCACATTAGCCATGGTACAGCTACTTCTTTTTCGGTCGTTgtcgttgttgttgtttattttcgCACacccctcttttttttatttccccccctttcccttcccacacCCGCCCccccctgttttttttttctctccttccctttatTCGGTGCTGGCTCTTTGATCAGAATCGCAGCTATTTATggctttttgcatttcttgctCTGATCACTGCTTTAAAGCTGCCTCTGGCGCCTGGAGGGGggagaatttattttactttcgCTATTCCGTCCGCGAAATGTGCGCTTTTTTCAGGCTAGTAGCTGGATGTGTATGGTGGGAGAAGGTAATTTAAAAATTGAGGGAAGGGGGTGTTcctttgggggggggggggggggcagaagaaaggaaagaattgACCATTAAAATGGCATTATATGCACAGATGGATCTCTCcgtcctttccttctcttcttctgctGGGTGTACGCTTGACATTCTGCTCTTGACAAAACCAAAATTGCAAAGAGATACAGAAAACTGTGAGTcgtcctcccccccccacctcgctttttttttttttttccctcctggagaaaagaaagcagcattaAAGCAGATGACCCAGCAAGCAGGCACAGGCACACgcacacaaaaacaacaggCGGGGGTGAAAAAGGGCGATTTCAGGATCTCGGTTCTTGGGTTAAATTATGAATATTGAGTTCGCGGGTGTCGGTTCTGGAAGGGCCAAAGGTGGGGGGATTTACACGTGTCTGGGGGTGTGCGGGAAAGAGAGGGAGACCgggggggagaggaagggaggctGCTATTTTGGGAATAAGCAGCGTTCCAAATTGCCCGAGAAAGGTGAATCTTTTACCTCGGtgttaaacacacacacacgcatatGTATATAGAGCcgtaaaatgataaaaaaaaaaaaaccggCAGAAAGAGTTGAAGCGAAATTCAAAATCCCGTTGTTGTCCGTGTTATTCAGACATGACTGGACCAGACGGGAAGAGGGCGAGGACAGCGTACACTCGCTACCAGACCCTGGAGTTGGAAAAGGAATTCCACTTCAATAGATATCTCACCCGCAGGAGGAGAATAGAGATCGCTCACGCTCTGTGCCTCTCCGAGAGGCAGATCAAAATCTGGTTCCAGAACAGGAGGATGAAATGGAAGAAGGATAATAAACTGAAAAGCATGAGCTTAGCCTCTGCGGGCAGCGCCTTTCAGCCATAAAAGATAGCGGAGGAATATcgaggaaagaagaggaaacacTAAATAAATacgtaaataaataaataaagcgCAGCAGACCTTAGTTTTTTGGAGTACTGTACAGTGAGGCACCTTCTTTTCGGCATGTTGTTGCTATTCGAAACCGACGCGTATGGTACCGTTATCCCAGGACTGAGTTCATGTcgtgggttgtttttttttgttttttttttttNNNNNNNNNNNNNNNNNNNNNNNNNNNNNNNNNNNNNNNNNNNNNNNNNNNNNNNNNNNNNNNNNNNNNNNNNNNNNNNNNNNNNNNNNNNNNNNNNNNNNNNNNNNNNNNNNNNNNNNNNNNNNNNNNNNNNNNNNNNNNNNNNNNNNNNNNNNNNNNNNNNNNNNNNNNNNNNNNNNNNNNNNNNNNNNNNNNNNNNNNNNNNNNNNNNNNNNNNNNNNNNNNNNNNNNNNNNNNNNNNNNNNNNNNNNNNNNNNNNNNNNNNNNNNNNNNNNNNNNNNNNNNNNNNNNNNNNNNNNNNNNNNNNNNNNNNNNNNNNNNNNNNNNNNNNNNNNNNNNNNNNNNNNNNNNNNNNNNNNNNNNNNNNNNNNNNNNNNNNNNNNNNNNNNNNNNNNNNNNNNNNNNNNNNNNNNNNNNNNNNNNNNNNNNNNNNNNNNNNNNNNNNNNNNNNNNNNNNNNNNNNNNNNNNNNNNNNNNNNNNNNNNNNNNNNNNNNNNNNNNNNNNNNNNNNNNNNNNNNNNNNNNNNNNNNNNNNNNNNNNNNNNNNNNNNNNNNNNNNNNNNNNNNNNNNNNNNNNNNNNNNNNNNNNNNNNNNNNNNNNNNNNNNNNNNNNNNNNNNNNNNNNNNNNNNNNNNNNNNNNNNNNNNNNNNNNNNNNNNNNNNNNNNNNNNNNNNNNNNNNNNNNNNNNNNNNNNNNNNNNNNNNNNNNNNNNNNNNNNNNNNNNNNNNNNNNNNNNNNNNNNNNNNNNNNNNNNNNNNNNNNNNNNNNNNNNNNNNNNNNNNNNNNNNNNNNNNNNNNNNNNNNNNNNNNNNNNNNNNNNNNNNNNNNNNNNNNNNNNNNNNNNNNNNNNNNNNNNNNNNNNNNNNNNNNNNNNNNNNNNNNNNNNNNNNNNNNNNNNNNNNNNNNNNNNNNNNNNNNNNNNNNNNNNNNNNNNNNNNNNNNNNNNNNNNNNNNNNNNNNNNNNNNNNNNNNNNNNNNNNNNNNNNNNNNNNNNNNNNNNNNNNNNNNNNNNNNNNNNNNNNNNNNNNNNNNNNNNNNNNNNNNNNNNNNNNNNNNNNNNNNNNNNNNNNNNNNNNNNNNNNNNNNNNNNNNNNGCATTTTAGGACTGGTCAGACCGAGATATAGATAAACACACGCGCAAATCCTAAAATCGAGTGGTATTTCTATCAGCAGACACGTCCACGTAAAACCGTGCCCTATGGAATTACGTCTCCGTGTGTTTGTATAGATACATTCACCACGCATAGCAAACGTCTAGAGAGATCTATAGGAACATCTCGATAGAATATCTCTGCCCTGAGCTCTAATCTCTCCCATCTCTCGCCCTCGCTTTGTCGTGGTGCTGAGCTCGCATCCCATCTCTGCCTCAACGCGTAAATCACAGCCCGCAACTCCCTAACTCCCGACACTCGCTACCACGAGTCACTTCGGCCGCGGACAACCCAACAGCATCAAAGATGGCAAATGTTGCAATTCTGCTGCCTAGGGGATCTCGCAAGGCTCGAGACAACCCCGGCTTCAAGTCGCTCTATTTGGCGAAACGCCGCTGCCATCCCCACGCCACGGCTCCGGCTTTTTGTTCGTAGCAAGTAAAGTTGGATCTTAAAACTTACCAAACTTAATCTCCCACTGTTTAGGTACTTCTTAAGTGATTTTGAGAGGGATGTGAAGTGGACTGTCAGATCCCAAACCATTTGCTCGCCTTcccttgatattttttttttttttttttttttttaccaataGCAAACTATACCAAAAGTGGGTATGACATTTAGATGTCAAATGGATAGGGTTTTATCTAGAAGTTAGATCGTAAAAATCGCCCAGACCTCAGACAGATACCCCTCACTGGCTCTCAAAAGTCACGTGAGGTCCATAAAGttagttttatggttttgggGAGTTGACAATGTACAATATATTTCACATTCTCTAGAATGTTAAGTGACACTTTAACTGCTTGGTTTGGCTTGTAAGGGGCAGCAATGGGTGAGCACTTTTCCAGATGAGATAAACGCTGCAATTGCAGGGAACGTGTTTTGCGGGTCCAGTTTTCAGTCCAGAGAGCCAATAGACTGCAGTCCTGAAAGTaagttcttctgaaatattatcTGCTCGAACTGTTTTAAAGGGTttatatggaaaagaaaaggaaaaaaaaaaaaaaaagccaaaaaggcTGAGCGGGGAGGAAAGAGGGTCTGCCTCTCTTTCAGAGctttatttctcactttttgAAGGTCCTAATTCTTATCCTCCCGAGAGCTGGAATTGCATTAGATTTCCATCACAGCTTCGAGGCCCGCCAGGAAACTTTGTGGAAGGGGGAGAAATAGAAAATCCGTAAAGATCCATTATCATTGCAGGGAGGACTCCCTCCTATCTTTGCCGGGGGACGTGCGTGTTTCAGACCAAGTTTGTTTTCGTCCTTCAAggtgttaaaaagaaaagaaagaaagaaagaaagaaaggatcCTGCTCGTTTGTTGGCGGTGATTTGGTGTGTTTTGTAGCGCTGCAAATAGCCACGGATCGGGTCCATGCCTTTGCATTTCAATGAGCTGCGTTAGGTCTGTGCTCTTCAGGTTGTTACATTTGGATTAGAATTCTTTTCACCTGTTTGCCGAGGAAATTTGTgcacttttactttttttttttttttctttcggcCTTTGTCGAGATCGGTTTCATTCCCCCCCCCATCCgaactttcctttctttctttctcttttttttttcccctttgagtttctttctttctttttctttttcttttttttcttttttttttctttttctttcccccccccccccaataaTATCAAAGTATATTTCCGTAGTTCGTTTCTACCATATGGAGACACTGAATGACCTCTGTTATGTCTCCAGCCTGGCTCCAAGTgctacaaaaaaataatcagagagGCTGCAGTTTGCATACAGACCCTGCAAGCGTTATGGAACCCACCTATATgtcacagctttgctgctctctctctctcagagTGACACCGCTCTGGAAAAGACAGGCagcgggttttttttttccttccctttggaATAATAAACAAGTTAACGGGGAAGGGCAGGGGAGCAGAGGCTGCCACGGCTCTGGGTTGGGTGGAGGAGGCACcgggcagcccccagctccgCGGGTGGGGACGCTCAGGTGGCCCCGGGGGCTCCGCGGCCGCGCTGATTGAGAGCAGCGCAGGAAACCTGGGGGTGGGTTTCAAGGAGAACATCTGCGGGAGAGGTGAGGGGACGCTTGGGCAGCACCTGAACCAACTCACGTCCATCCCCACCTCCTCGTTCCTTTCAAaacaatagggaaaaaaaaaagttcaaagcGGAGGTACCGGGCCGGAGGGGTTGGGGGgttgggagggggggggggaagttCCAGAATTTGGAGCAGTCacaagcttattttttttcctccttagtGGGGATTTTCACGGTGAGACAACATTTGGTGGACACATGTCCGTCTCTTTTACACAAAGCAGAATGTCCCCCCTTTTGCACACTTTGGagattgcttttccttcctcgGGCTGTTTTTCCTGTCCTGCTCCATGTGTCTCCTAATATCTTTGCGATCATCATTTGAACTCCTGGCTTGTCCCCTGGCCAGTCAGGGGGTGGCCGGTGCAGCCCTGAAAACCTCTGCTCTGCAACGTGTAAACACAAATGCCAAAGCTGCAAATtcaaggaaaggggaaaggggatgCCCTGAACCTTTCTGGTTCAGCAGATCGGTTTTGTTCTGAGCGGCCTCTCCTTACCGTCTGTGCAAGCTGGATCCCTGCTTTTCGGTTGATAatcaaggtgtttttttttttttttttttttatgggatCCTAAAGGCATTTCAATGGAATAGCCTTTAGTGTGAATTTAGCCACACTGACTGAGTGGGCAGTGTGAGaggagctcagggctgtggtGAGAGGTGTGCATCGTCCTGGGATTAGAGCAAGTGATGGGCCTGGTTGTTCTTCACCCTTCTGGTCTGTACTGGTGACTAGTAAGGATTTTGTCTGATTCTGGGGATGGTTAGTGATTTAGGCAAGAAAAGTGACATCCCTCCTCCTAAATATACATCTGGAAAGGTAACAGTACAATCAATGCATGTATGTACCCCCCAACACCATGTTTCCaacatccatccatccatccatgtACCCGTGtgtctgtccgtccatccaCCTCTCCCTTATCCCTCATTAAGTCAAATCCCACCCAAAAGTATTTGTCTCTTCTATAGTCACAAGCAAACTTTCTTTCCAAATCCAGTCTGATGGTGCTAGGGACAAGGTTTTGATCTCAAGCCCCACCACTTCTAATCACTTGGTGTAAGCAGCTTGTCATATCAAGGGGAAAAGATAACAGACCGAGGTAGCCAGAGCAAAAGGAGTCTGAAATGCTGTTTAGCTACAGGGCATGGCAGCAAGGAGGAGATGCCTGTGTGGGCCACAGCAGGTAATACTAGCAGCAATCCTTTGCCATCCCTTTATTATTTTAGCACAGGGATGGCACGGAATCTGTCACAGcaaaggagcagtgctggggctgtgctgctggcacaaCAGTATCACCCCCCTCTCCTTCCCATCTCTCACTTGAAACCCCACGCTCTGTTCACGAGCTCTACTTTCTACCTGAATCGTGGACCACGATTTCTcgtttgttttgttctcctgGCTTTTTCACAAGCCgggttggggaggggggggggagttTTCTCCCCCTATATGGTGTTAACCTCCAGCTTCCTGTGAGGCACAGGGAGGAATAATTGGCTCCCATTTTACAGCCTGGGAAGGAGCACAGGCTCAGCACAGGCTTCCCCCCaccctttaaagaaaaaaaaaatctccctgtTGTTGATGAAAAGGAAGTATAAGGAGGATAAACAGGAAAACGGAGCTCTGACCGTGCAGGTAGGTGGggattttcctttgcatttttcatcGTTTCTCTCATTTTAATGGCATACATCAGACATGGGACAATCACTCCTTCTGTagctgcagaagacagaatAAATGCAGAATGCTTTAATACAGGGTCTGTGAGCAGGGAGAATCTCTTGTACACGGTTACAATCGACTCTGGTTTTGCAGACCTGCAGTTGCGCAGATCTTGGTGCCATTATTCTGGGTGCACATGGGGAAAAGCTGTAATTCAAGGCCTCTCAAAACTGAGTCTGGAGGTGGCTGAGCGTCTGCTGGCTTCAAATGTGCAAAGTCTACCAAAGCCTTGAGCATCCTCCCCACGAGCTCAGCCATTCCACTGCAGTTTGGGCGTCTCTGGCTTGTTACAAACGGGCACAACCAAGTCCACgtttacctttcttttttttttttctttttttttctttttttttctctttctgccctcTCCCTTTACCCTCTCCCCACCCCTGAAGGTTTCCTTTCATTTAGTGAATAGCGTCTGAGCTCTGAGCTTCCCTGATTCTTTGGGTtttgggggcgggggggagcaTACCCCAAAGCAGTTGTTTCTCACCCAAGAGCCAGCACAGGCTTCACAGATTGAAAGAGACACGCTGAACATCTGTATTAATTACAGAGCTCTTTCACGTTGACTTTTGGGGCATGCACGGGCTGTGCTGGGTCCCCAGGGTCCTGTGCCAAGATGGGACCCCAAcacccaggctgctgctgaagggtGGTGATAGTCAGGAGTGAAAAAAGGTGAAATTTCACCCAAAAATACCCATTTGGTTCCCAGACTCATTCAGCaataaatgggagaaaatgTGTCCGTGAGTAGACACAGAGGTTTGGGGAGTGCTTCAGTGCAAAGCAGCTTAATATTGCAATGCCATTGTCAGGCCATCTTGAATGTcatggtttatttatttttattattattattattattattttttgcaaatataGATACTTTTTGAagccttcctttctttcagagcTCCTTTGCATTCTGGGGGTGGTGTAACACTAAATAAAAGTGACTTCCACCCAGGTTCAAAAAACTGCACCATGGAGCCAAAGGGGGTCGAGATAAAACCAAAATCATAACAAAGGaatcccaccaaaaaaaaaaaaacaacccaaaaatcAAAGTTCGCCAAGGGAACTGAGTTACAGATGTGTGTGATGTCTTATTTTATTCAACAAAAAGTGATTAAAATCTGTTAAAGGATTTAATTAAGAGAActaaatgaaaaggaaggggCACAAAtgagttggaaggaaaaaaaaaaaaagcggagCTATTCTAAACGATTAAATCGCCATTTTAACAGTATAATGGGGTTTGCATACTGAAAGGAGAAATCAGAGCTCATATCTCATCAATAATTCATAGGCAAGAGGGATCATTCCGAGGTCAGCAGACTTGTACAGCCCCGGATCCTCTCTCGGAGGAGAGGGTGAGCATCGTATCACCGCGCCCGGCCCCcgggggctgctggggcacctttttaaggaaaacatgAGCTGCAGGGCcgctctttttctctctttctttctctttctctcttctttctctatctctttcccccccctttttctctctcttttttttctctcttcctccttttcttttcctttttttttctttctttcctttctctctcccttccttcctctcttcccccaTCTCGATTTCCCAAACCCCAGTGTCGGTGTGGGGATGCTTCGCAATAAGAGAGGGGGGAGGGCAGGAGAAGCTCTGGTTGTGGTTCACATTGCTCCAAAAAAGACACAACTACAACGTGGTGATTAGGCTTCACAGAAACCAAAGGGaactctccttttttcccccatttcttcccattttttttcttccatcctttCCTTTTGGCCACGGGGATGATGGAGGTTGGGAGGCTGTGGGTCCCTATCTGCCTTGGTGGGGATGCGCTGGTGGCAGGATGGAGAAATTGAGCAGCTCAGCCTctaattcttttatttcactcTGTTTAAGGGAAGAATCCGATTATTCACCTATTTATTTTCAACAGCCCCTTAAAACTACCCCAGCCTGCACCCACCGCAACCTCCCCAAGCAGGGAAAGCTTTCAGGGGAAGCCATCCCCTTCCCTCCAGGTCTGCTCCCCAAgtccctttccctcccccacAGCTGAATTTCATCTGAGAAATTGCTCTTTccttcccccagccccaacctcttcttcttcttcttttttattacaCGTCCGACCCGAAGGGAACAAGCTGACGGGATTATTTTAAATCCTCTTGATCAAGGTCTTTCCACAATTAGGGAACTCGAAAAGGACTTTTGTGGGGTTTGGCTCCTCCTCTGGGAGTCTCTTTCCACTCTTGGAATGGATTTaagaatgacattttctttcaggccgtggctttttcagtgtttgagcTGACTTTCCCCCATATTTTCTGTcctaatgtaaaataaatgatatttggAAGGAGGTTGATAACCTAACTCGAAAGGTGTCCACCCTGCGTAGTTTTTCCGTGTTCTGTTACCCtaaatagctttaaaaagaaactattttgaCAGCGAGCGTTGAAAGAATAAGACTAGTTCGAGggttttttccctttgatttatctctttttaacatgtgcatgtgtgtgtatgtatatatatatatacatacatatataccCTTCAAGTCAAAACAAATTACTGCATTAGGATTCTGGAAAGGGACGTTTGCTTGGTGGCAAATCGGGGATGTGTTTATGCAGGGAGGCTCCGTGAGAGCCCGGGTGGGGGATCGGGGCCCTGGGGAGAGGAGCGGGGGGAAAAGGGACCCGGCCGGGAGGGTTGGGAGCGAGCGTCTCGCCTGTAACGTCCccaagcagccagcagagctcgCTTCAGACCAAGTTCACTGCCAGGAGGGCCGGGGCCGGAGCGGGGCTCGCTCGGCGCCACCGGGCCGGGTCGGGTTGGGCCGGGAGGGGAGCGGTGCCCCGGGGCCTCCCGCCGCGCTCCGGCTCCGCTTGGGCGGCCCCAGCGCTGCTCAGCACCGAGAGCTGCGGGCTCCAAAAATAGGCACTGCAGCACTCCGCTGTTTTTGCACCtaaaaagggaggggaaaaaaaaatggggggaaaaaaaggagaagagagagaaagaaaaagaaaatggagggataaaaagaaaaaggggaagggaggagaggagaggagaggagaggagaggagaNNNNNNNNNNNNNNNNNNNNNNNNNNNNNNNNNNNNNNNNNNNNNNNNNNNNNNNNNNNNNNNNNNNNNNNNNNNNNNNNNNNNNNNNNNNNNNNNNNNNNNNNNNNNNNNNNNNNNNNNNNNNNNNNNNNNNNNNNNNNNNNNNNNNNNNNNNNNNNNNNNNNNNNNNNNNNNNNNNNNNNNNNNNNNNNNNNNNNNNNNNNNNNNNNNNNNNNNNNNNNNNNNNNNNNNN
Proteins encoded:
- the HOXB5 gene encoding homeobox protein Hox-B5 encodes the protein MSSYFVNSFSGRYPNGPDYQLLNYGTSSSMNGSYRDSSTMHSSSYGYNYNGMDLSINRSASSSHFGAVGESSRGFPSPAQESRFRQASSCSLSSPDSLPCSNSESHGGKPAPSPSDQATSASTNTNFTELDETSASSGADEGTPISSSIPRAQAEPIATSTAATEGQAPQIFPWMRKLHISHDMTGPDGKRARTAYTRYQTLELEKEFHFNRYLTRRRRIEIAHALCLSERQIKIWFQNRRMKWKKDNKLKSMSLASAGSAFQP